TCTGCGGGGCTGAGCACCCACAAGATCGAACACATCCTGCCGTGTCTCCAGGGCCACGAGGGTGATCCTGTGGCGCTGGCCTGTTCGGACCTCTACGACGAACTCGTCGCTGAGCGTGATGAGCTCCTCGACCGTATTGACGCACTACGCGCCTCAGTGACGGCACTGGATGCTGTGATCACTGCCAGCCCACAGCCCACGACGACTTGACTC
The genomic region above belongs to Corynebacterium glyciniphilum AJ 3170 and contains:
- a CDS encoding MerR family transcriptional regulator → MRANPGKESSMRIGELSRQTGVSIRSLRYYEEQNLLHPARLSSGYRVYDDADVDRVHRIQALLSAGLSTHKIEHILPCLQGHEGDPVALACSDLYDELVAERDELLDRIDALRASVTALDAVITASPQPTTT